A single Carnobacterium inhibens subsp. inhibens DSM 13024 DNA region contains:
- the spxB gene encoding pyruvate oxidase: MTDGKTKVSTASLKVMAGWGIDTIYGIPSGTLAPLMEALGEQEETDIKFLQVKHEEVGAMAAVMQWKFGGKLGVCVGSGGPGASHLINGLYDAAMDNTPVLAILGSRPQRELNMDAFQELNQNPMFDHIAVYNRRVATAEQLPKLIDDAIRTAIAKRGVAVLEVPGDFGYHEIANDAFYSSGHSFRDYVSSAINEADIDAAVEVLNKSKRAVIYAGVGTMGHGPAVQELSRKLKAPVITTGKNFETFDYDFEGLTGSTYRVGWKPANEAVKEADTVLFVGSNFPFAEVEKTFANVENFIQIDNNPAMLGKRHNADVAILGDAGAAVHSLLEKVAPVEESAWWTANLKNIQNWRDYMTKLETKENGPLQLYQVYNAINKYADEDAIYSIDVGNSTQTSIRHLHMTPKNMWRTSPLFASMGIALPGGIAAKNVYPDRQAFNLMGDGAFSMNYQDVVTNVRYEMPVINVVFTNTEYGFIKNKYEDTNTNTFGTEFTDVDYAKIGEAQGAVGFTVSRIEDMDQVMADAVKANKEGKTVVIDAKITKDRPIPVETLKLDATLYSAEEIKAYKEKYEAEELVPFSEYLKAEGLESKVAK, translated from the coding sequence ATGACAGATGGAAAAACTAAAGTTAGTACAGCTTCACTAAAAGTAATGGCTGGATGGGGAATAGATACAATTTATGGAATCCCTTCAGGAACTTTGGCTCCTTTAATGGAAGCTTTAGGCGAACAAGAAGAAACAGATATTAAATTTCTTCAAGTAAAACATGAAGAAGTTGGAGCAATGGCAGCCGTAATGCAATGGAAATTCGGTGGAAAATTAGGTGTGTGTGTTGGATCAGGTGGTCCTGGTGCATCTCACTTAATCAACGGTCTTTACGATGCAGCTATGGATAACACACCAGTTTTAGCTATCTTAGGATCTCGTCCTCAAAGAGAATTAAACATGGATGCATTCCAAGAATTGAACCAAAACCCAATGTTTGATCATATCGCAGTATACAACCGTCGTGTAGCTACCGCTGAACAATTGCCAAAATTGATCGACGATGCAATTCGTACGGCTATCGCTAAACGTGGAGTGGCTGTATTAGAAGTACCTGGTGATTTTGGTTACCATGAAATCGCTAATGACGCATTCTACTCTTCAGGTCACAGCTTCCGTGATTACGTTTCTTCTGCAATCAACGAAGCAGATATTGACGCAGCTGTTGAAGTATTGAACAAATCTAAACGTGCTGTTATTTATGCAGGTGTCGGAACTATGGGACACGGTCCAGCGGTTCAAGAATTATCTCGTAAACTTAAAGCTCCAGTTATTACAACTGGTAAAAACTTTGAAACTTTTGACTATGACTTTGAAGGATTGACTGGTTCAACATACCGTGTTGGTTGGAAACCAGCTAACGAAGCTGTTAAAGAAGCAGATACAGTTCTTTTCGTTGGTTCAAACTTCCCATTTGCTGAAGTAGAAAAAACTTTCGCAAACGTTGAAAACTTCATCCAAATCGACAACAACCCAGCAATGCTTGGCAAACGTCACAATGCAGATGTTGCTATTCTTGGAGATGCTGGTGCAGCAGTTCATTCATTACTTGAAAAAGTAGCACCTGTTGAAGAATCAGCTTGGTGGACTGCTAACTTGAAAAACATTCAAAACTGGCGTGACTACATGACTAAGTTGGAAACAAAAGAAAATGGTCCGTTACAACTTTATCAAGTATACAATGCTATCAACAAATACGCTGACGAAGATGCAATCTACTCAATTGACGTTGGGAACTCAACTCAAACATCTATCCGTCACTTACACATGACTCCTAAAAACATGTGGAGAACTTCTCCATTGTTTGCTTCTATGGGTATTGCACTTCCAGGTGGTATTGCGGCTAAGAACGTATATCCTGATCGTCAAGCATTTAATTTAATGGGTGACGGTGCGTTCTCTATGAACTATCAAGACGTTGTTACTAACGTACGTTACGAAATGCCTGTTATCAACGTAGTATTCACTAACACTGAGTATGGTTTCATCAAGAACAAATACGAAGATACAAATACAAATACTTTCGGTACTGAATTTACTGATGTAGACTACGCTAAAATTGGTGAGGCACAAGGTGCTGTTGGTTTCACAGTAAGCCGTATCGAAGACATGGATCAAGTAATGGCTGATGCTGTTAAAGCTAACAAAGAAGGCAAAACAGTTGTAATCGATGCTAAGATTACAAAAGATCGTCCAATTCCAGTAGAAACATTGAAATTAGACGCTACATTGTACAGCGCAGAAGAAATCAAAGCTTACAAAGAAAAATATGAAGCTGAAGAATTAGTACCATTTAGCGAGTACTTAAAAGCTGAAGGTCTAGAATCTAAAGTAGCTAAATAA